From the Lactuca sativa cultivar Salinas chromosome 9, Lsat_Salinas_v11, whole genome shotgun sequence genome, the window AATATCACTTGACTCATGACcactatattttaaaaataatatttattaatatataataaaccaataaaaaagaattaatccaataagaaagaaattaaaaaaataattaattaaaaaatctaataatcaaataaattaatatttattaatatataaatataatatattgaaaatattatttattaatctaTAATAATCTAATACAACAAGAAataacttaaaaaaaattaatatccaataattcaataaaatagaaaagaaaatttgtagaaatGGTTGTTGTAGTTTGATAAAAAAGATAAAACTACAAAAATAGTTTTAGGGGTAAAACaatcattttcaaaaaattaATAACTAAGCTGTTAAAATTAAACGAGGTAATAAATTTCTTTTGTCAAATAAATACTTTTTTGCTAATAAATTTCTTTTTAAACCCCAAGAAATTAAAACCgaccatttttacaattttatCGAGAAAAAATTAGGACAGATTTGATTTCTCTTTGAATAAATCATAATATACATTAAAAAAAATGCACTTCTTGCAAAAACCAAATAAAAGTGGTAAAGTACGGCACACAGAGAGGAGGTGCGTCTTTTCCCGATGGATACAGCCAACGGCGCTAAGCCTCTGAGAAAGATTTCAGAGGCATTCAAGGAGATCGCCAACTGTATTAACTCCCAAAACCAGAACACTCAACAACTGGAGCTAGCCCCTTTCTCCAGCGCCTGTTCTCTTGTTTCCCCTCTGTTCCGATGCCTGGGTATTGCATTCAAGTTCGCTGAAATGGACTATGTCGCCAAGGTACGATCACTCACATACATGGCTTATGTTCATCCTTCTATGCTTGTGTAAAAATGTGGGGTTTTGAATCTTTGGATTGTATTTCCTGTGTTTATGATATTATAATCCAATCGTATGATATTGTCACTTTGCATCACGATCAGTAGAATTAGGTTATTTAGAATTTTTACTTTGGGTTTTGGATGTTTTCTTTGTTTGAACAGGTGAATGATCTTTGTGAGACTTCAAAGTCAATTTCGACCTTGCAATCGATGATGGAAAAGGATATTGAAGAAAATTGTGTGAGGAAGCCCGGTAGTCACACGAGGAATCTTTTGAGAGTGAAACGCGGTTTGGATATGGTTAGAGTATTGTTTGAGGAGATTCTAGTTTCAGAGTACGTCGTCTCTTTCTTCTACTTGATCAGTTTGTGATACTTTAGAATAAATTTGC encodes:
- the LOC111909545 gene encoding accelerated cell death 11, producing the protein MDTANGAKPLRKISEAFKEIANCINSQNQNTQQLELAPFSSACSLVSPLFRCLGIAFKFAEMDYVAKVNDLCETSKSISTLQSMMEKDIEENCVRKPGSHTRNLLRVKRGLDMVRVLFEEILVSEDNSLKNPASKAYTQVFSPYHGWAVRKAVAAGMYALPTKSQLLQKLNEDEVSAKSEMQSYVTASTLLIVYIDNLFQSRELGIDW